The following coding sequences lie in one Haematobia irritans isolate KBUSLIRL chromosome 3, ASM5000362v1, whole genome shotgun sequence genomic window:
- the Nup153 gene encoding nucleoporin 153 isoform X3 → MKMSEYGLDEESSPSQQQFGVDAATHNLSTDDPTNAANNSIIGKVKSRVSSILPNRLSKWFSPSTKLRNDELNGSISANANTSRRRRRIEVDDDDEEDDENCNLQRSRYGEYEENHNVRAKQDENSEADDDDEEDDDESQNSEEEYNATLAAQKTRHNVYGRQPPAKRSRVQVDMRDSPMIAPRRPLVASTPAVASSAYTRNSVGTSIISRPNYQRYTHLNLYGGKKEPAYNFNLQKETDSPKINTDIIDLISQPPNEDKYESSQSNIYSRSGISSRRSLNIPSTSATRSGADRVLATVSHLKRQSLATVKSDIESPSSGIPPRRTSTTIHEVKDFAETGELYGDEDHNEHTLNGQMNTEQDKESSCKRAKRQNHINGSVVNDQTVIPEENEAILLDTASESSESGMAELSKSKHERKTGLYNTSITGTGTTRNSSRTSSFGNGLNFYSHLEGKKSLFNSGSGHGLSNQLNNSTLSLTSLNRRQFNASIYGSTSALSDSRLLNTFSPFYKGKTTYGGAAAYNKYTAGAGASAVRITPTLIRPTSSLSTLSSSNNSLSTVGMPNSQQIGESSTISSTAKRILDLINDFATPLSEAKKMANTIKTNSQLPPHAKSRLNDSDLNVSRAMRLSQVRTPYARPSVILQPSGNANIAGRGGSSMLSGPMPPIKELQVPTMSQLLQMKKIQNTTERARKITRDSAPANAELAEYTLPVVTAAAKTSGIPKLSHPSGDDVGSFSEKQQQIQQKHTNKIKNKVTTTMRASAASKDIHDEAPPPSLNLPNIAFPLMQSVPKFDIQFSSSSTPTSVSSTNSGGSGINSKSLVTKPIHTAFITATTGTKGEVNTPNFSSGSSSMSTPTTKINFKFSDPLVVKELNTPTQNITPSNLDNYKFSPPLDVTLSMTPPSNPQTKKPQQPQLKSGSCLDVLNKPLASSTNSSVPTNQLKMSQQPLSANTFGDKYKKSTNEWECDTCMIRNKEELSKCVACETPRKLTTTTTASTVTPAISSSTMSFGQQFKKSSTEWECDTCMIRNKEENTKCVACETPRKGSVASSASSVSILPPIKQSFGDAFKPKSGTWECSTCLISNKSEANECIACQTKKPGSSTSSSATASSVAASSNFKFGFSAAQTSTPSTTADAGFKNIAAQQKASKWECDACMTRNDAERTKCACCEQPKPGAVAAETSSSSSTKFTFGATAAAKFSFGFGPTANAPKEDELRKDKDKTTATTVTPIVGKPNTTSTLPSSGFQFGIKPTSTEPKKDETDSKQPQSSLVAPSSSVLTGFKFGVPSDTTKKLEPTSTAATTTTTGSPGFTFGVKQSTVQSTTLNPASETTPTKLKNPVVSSPSVKFNLPTTLTTCSTSSSLSTTVVSAAPSFSFGSNTTSTNAGTFSFGSIPSPSSNDEKKSLEGFAFKTPAAVSSSTTSKIGSPATAGFVFGSQSASSTTITTSTTSSTSSSSASTTTAFVKPMFSFGTSNAAASTPSSTSAAVTTASGGFGSFAFGSSNAPATANKSLFGAVTSTTSTTTSASSNTSTKPATTTNLFGSFGGSTSATPTFGSSPATANPANNSTAVSSSTNSSNNSANTATPTFGTFGAGASANNTSVFGSFGGNNSSSQINQTQNKATPAPMFGSVASNSNSNSSSSSTQPASSSNAFVFGSAINTASKQPSISVTASTLGSSSGATSTTFGSKNTFVFGSSTTSQATPASPSLNKDAPKTSLFGTFGSAAASTNDSNPPSTSIFGNPTPLAATNNNTSPPSVFGSNSSNPISTTNSSTNLFSVSSAPAAPIANIFGANPSGSAATPAPAFGSSPFGGGGSASSATPTFGSTAVTGSTTFGGFGAATGNTSNTAVEVKKTEPAFNFGGAAQTTHSGGFNFGSTSAPSKPAFNFGSTGGTQPTFNFTGSTDTTPNAPFQFNAGAAPAVSSNIFAPTPTSGAQTAQQAKRKIRAPIRRVTQR, encoded by the exons ATGAAAATGTCGGAATATGGTCTGGACGAGGAAAGTAGTCCATCACAACAACAGTTTGGCGTTGATGCAGCAACGCACAATCTCAGTACGGATGATCCAACAAATGCAGCTAACAAT TCTATAATTGGAAAGGTAAAGTCTAGAGTTTCTAGCATATTGCCAAATCGCTTGTCAAAGTGGTTTTCTCCATCAACCAAATTACGAAATGATGAATTAAATGGCAGCATATCAGCCAATGCCAATACAAGCAGACGAAGACGCCGCATTGaagttgatgatgatgacgaagaAGATGATGAAAATTGCAATCTACAACGGTCAAGATATGGTGAATATGAAGAAAATCATAATGTAAGAGCGAAACAGGATGAAAATTCTGAAGCAGATGACGACGATGAAGAAGATGATGATGAAAGCCAAAATAGCGAAGAAGAATATAATGCAACATTAGCAGCGCAAAAAACACGGCATAATGTATATGGGCGGCAACCACCAGCTAAACGCTCCCGCGTACAAGTAGAT aTGAGAGATAGTCCTATGATTGCCCCAAGAAGGCCTTTGGTTGCTTCTACACCAGCTGTAGCCAGTAGTGCATATACGAGGAATTCTGTAGGTACTTCCATAATTTCTCGCCCTAATTATCAACGGTACACACATTTAAATTTGTATGGAGGCAAAAAAGAACCCGCTTACAATTTTAATCTCCAAAAAGAGACAGATTCGCCAAAAATCAATACCGATATAATTGATTTAATATCACAACCACCAAATGAGGATAAATACGAATCATCTCAGTCgaatatatatagccgatcaggAATAAG TTCCCGTAGAAGTTTAAACATACCTTCGACATCAGCAACTCGTTCCGGAGCAGATCGAGTACTTGCCACCGTAAGTCATTTAAAAAGACAATCGCTGGCAACAGTTAAGTCAGATATTGAATCACCAAGTAGTGGCATTCCTCCAAGGCGTACATCTACTACCATTCACGAAGTCAAAGATTTTGCCGAAACTGGTGAATTATATGGAGATGAAGATCACAATGAACATACCCTCAATGGTCAGATGAACACAGAACAAGATAAAGAAAGCTCATGTAAGCGAGCCAAGAGACAAAATCACATTAATGGTTCTGTTGTAAATGATCAAACAGTTATACCCGAAGAAAATGAAGCCATTTTACTAGATACTGCTTCCGAAAGCAGTGAAAGTGGAATGGCGGAGTTATCAAAATCGAAGCATGAACGTAAGACTGGTCTCTACAACACATCAATTACCGGAACAGGAACAACTCGTAACAGCAGTAGAACTTCATCTTTTGGCAAtggcttaaatttttattctcatTTAGAGGGGAAGAAATCGTTATTTAATAGTGGCTCTGGACATGGTTTATCAAATCAATTGAATAATTCTACCTTATCTCTAACATCCCTAAATCGTCGGCAATTTAATGCTTCAATTTATGGTAGCACATCCGCATTGAGCGACAGCCGATTATTGAATACATTTTCGCCTTTCTATAAGGGTAAGACCACATATGGTGGGGCAGCGGCTTATAATAAATATACGGCTGGTGCAGGCGCCAGCGCTGTGCGTATAACTCCCACTCTGATAAGACCAACGTCGAGCCTCTCAACCTTATCATCGTCGAATAATTCTTTATCTACCGTCGGAATGCCCAATTCACAGCAAATTGGTGAAAGTTCAACTATATCGTCTACGGCTAAACGTATATTGGACTTAATAAATGACTTTGCTACACCATTAAGTGAGGCCAAGAAAATGGCTAACACCATTAAAACTAATTCTCAATTACCTCCCCACGCCAAGTCACGACTAAACGATTCTGATTTGAATGTATCGCGTGCCATGCGTTTATCGCAAGTGCGCACCCCCTATGCAAGGCCATCTGTTATTTTACAGCCTTCTGGCAATGCGAATATCGCAGGTCGTGGGGGAAGCAGTATGTTGAGTGGTCCTATGCCTCCCATAAAGGAGCTGCAAGTCCCCACAATGTCTCAATTATTGCAAATGAAGAAAATACAAAACACAACCGAACGAGCAAGGAAAATTACACGCGATTCAGCACCGGCAAATGCTGAATTGGCTGAATACACATTGCCTGTTGTTACTGCTGCTGCGAAAACATCAGGTATCCCAAAATTATCACATCCATCTGGTGATGATGTTGGCAGCTTCTCAGAAAAACAACAGCAAATCCAACAgaaacatacaaataaaattaaaaataaggtAACGACTACTATGCGTGCATCCGCTGCATCAAAAGACATACATGATGAGGCTCCTCCTCCGTCATTGAATTTGCCAAACATAGCTTTTCCTCTTATGCAATCTGTGCCCAAATTTGACATACAATTTTCGTCATCATCAACCCCAACATCAGTTTCTTCAACAAATAGCGGTGGAAGCGGAATAAATTCAAAGTCATTGGTAACGAAACCAATCCACACTGCATTTATTACGGCTACGACAGGAACGAAAGGAGAAGTGAATACACCCAACTTCAGCAGTGGTTCGTCTTCGATGTCTACGCCCACAACAAAGATCAATTTCAAATTCTCTGATCCTTTAGTAGTAAAAGAACTTAACACTCCAACGCAAAATATTACtccttcaaatttagataattaCAAATTTAGTCCTCCATTGGATGTTACATTGTCAATGACACCTCCTAGTAATCCGCAAACGAAAAAACCACAACAACCTCAACTCAAGTCTGGATCGTGTTTGGATGTGTTAAACAAACCTCTGGCGTCGTCTACGAATTCCAGTGTGCCAACGAATCAATTGAAAATGTCACAACAACCATTGTCAGCAAATACATTTGGagacaaatacaagaaatcgACAAATGAATGGGAATGCGATACGTGCATGATACGCAATAAAGAGGAGCTATCAAAATGTGTTGCATGTGAAACTCCACGaaaattaacaacaacaacaacagcatccACAGTAACTCCCGCCATAAGCAGTTCTACAATGTCATTTGGTCAACAATTTAAGAAATCATCTACTGAGTGGGAATGTGATACGTGTATGATACGTAATAAGGAAGAGAATACAAAATGTGTAGCTTGTGAAACTCCTCGCAAAGGGTCGGTTGCCTCATCGGCGAGTAGTGTTTCTATTTTACCACCAATAAAACAGTCATTTGGCGATGCCTTTAAACCAAAATCTGGAACATGGGAATGTTCCACTTGCTTGATAAGCAATAAGAGCGAAGCAAACGAATGTATTGCCTGCCAAACAAAGAAACCAGGATCTTCAACTTCCAGCAGTGCGACTGCAAGCTCCGTAGCTGCGTCATCTAACTTTAAGTTTGGATTTTCTGCTGCTCAAACTAGTACTCCATCTACAACTGCAGACGCTGGCTTCAAGAATATTGCTGCCCAACAAAAAGCCTCAAAATGGGAATGCGATGCTTGTATGACGCGTAATGATGCAGAACGTACGAAATGTGCTTGTTGCGAACAGCCCAAACCAGGCGCTGTGGCCGCAGAAACCTCTTCTTCGTCTTCTACAAAGTTCACATTTGGTGCTACAGCTGCAGCTAAATTTAGTTTTGGTTTTGGTCCGACCGCGAATGCGCCTAAGGAAGATGAACTTCGTAAGGACAAGGATAAAACTACTGCTACTACGGTTACACCTATTGTAGGAAAACCTAACACCACCTCTACATTACCTTCATCTGGTTTTCAATTTGGTATAAAACCCACAAGTACCGAGCCCAAAAAAGATGAGACCGATTCTAAACAACCGCAAAGCTCATTGGTTGCTCCCAGCTCTTCAGTGTTAACTGGTTTCAAATTTGGAGTTCCAAGTGATACGACCAAGAAGTTGGAACCGACATCCACGGCAGCTACCACCACGACAACTGGATCGCCTGGATTTACATTTGGTGTTAAGCAAAGCACTGTGCAATCAACCACATTGAATCCAGCATCAGAGACAACTCcaacaaaactaaaaaatccTGTTGTAAGTTCTCCTAGTGTGAAATTCAATTTGCCAACTACGTTGACCACATGTTCCACATCATCGTCACTATCGACTACTGTAGTTTCTGCGGCCCCTTCGTTTAGTTTTGGATCAAACACAACATCGACTAATGCGGGGACGTTCAGTTTTGGAAGTATACCCTCGCCTTCTTCAAATGATGAAAAGAAATCTTTAGAAGGATTCGCATTTAAAACCCCTGCTGCGGTGTCGTCATCGACGACAAGCAAAATCGGGTCACCCGCAACCGCAGGTTTTGTATTTGGCTCACAATCTGCTTCGTCAACGACGATTACTACATCGACAACCAGTAGCACTTCATCATCCTCGGCATCTACAACTACTGCATTTGTAAAGCCAATGTTTAGTTTTGGAACATCCAATGCTGCTGCATCGACGCCATCGTCCACTTCTGCTGCAGTGACTACCGCATCGGGAGGCTTTGGAAGTTTCGCCTTTGGTAGCAGCAATGCTCCAGCGACAGCGAATAAATCTTTATTTGGTGCAGTCACATCTACAACATCAACCACGACTTCAGCCTCTTCAAACACAAGTACAAAGCCTGCcacaacaacaaatttatttggttCATTTGGAGGTTCAACCTCTGCGACGCCAACATTTGGTTCCTCCCCTGCTACTGCTAATCCTGCCAATAATTCGACAGCTGTTAGTTCCTCTACCAACAGTTCCAATAATTCAGCTAATACTGCAACTCCTACATTTGGAACATTTGGTGCGGGTGCCTCAGCCAATAATACGAGTGTATTCGGTTCATTTGGTGGTAATAACAGCAGTAGTCAAATTAATCAAACACAAAATAAAGCCACTCCAGCACCAATGTTTGGAAGCGTTGCTTCCAACTCGAACTCGAACAGCAGTAGTAGCAGTACACAACCAGCATCCAGTTCGAATGCGTTCGTTTTCGGATCGGCTATCAATACCGCATCTAAACAACCTTCGATAAGCGTTACGGCTTCAACCCTTGGTAGTAGTAGTGGAGCAACAAGTACAACATTTGGTTCcaaaaatacttttgttttcGGTTCTTCTACCACATCGCAAGCTACTCCAGCTTCTCCATCTTTGAATAAAGATGCTCCCAAGACGTCACTGTTTGGAACATTCGGTAGTGCTGCTGCATCAACAAATGACTCAAATCCACCATCCACTTCAATATTTGGCAATCCTACACCTTTGGCTGCAACAAATAATAATACTTCGCCTCCTTCAGTTTTTGGCAGCAATAGCAGTAATCCAATTTCCACCACCAATTCCAGCACTAATCTTTTTAGTGTTAGTTCAGCACCTGCTGCTCCAATTGCGAACATATTTGGAGCAAATCCCAGCGGAAGTGCAGCAACACCTGCACCAGCTTTTGGATCTTCGCCATTTGGAGGCGGCGGATCTGCCTCATCTGCCACACCTACATTTGGTAGTACTGCTGTAACTGGTTCCACAACATTTGGCGGTTTTGGAGCAGCCACGGGAAATACATCAAACACGGCGGTGGAAGTGAAGAAAACAGAACCAGCTTTCAATTTTGGTGGAGCAGCTCAGACAACACATAGC ggAGGATTTAATTTTGGATCCACGTCCGCTCCTTCAAAACCGGCTTTTAACTTTGGCAGTACGGGAGGTACACAGCCCACGTTCAATTTTACAGGGTCAACAGAT ACGACTCCAAATGCTCCCTTCCAATTTAACGCAGGCGCCGCGCCTGCAGTATCTAGTAATATATTCGC ACCCACACCAACGTCAGGAGCTCAAACAGCACAACAAGCGAAACGAAAGATAAGGGCTCCCATACGACGTGTTACTCAACGGTAG